ACAGCTCAATCAGTGAAGCTATCGTAACATTGAGGGAGAGTAAAGCACCGGTTGTCAACATTGTGGATGATAAAGGGTATGTtacacatttacatttttttaaagttataatttaaaagtatactaTAAATTGAGCTAAGTATAGTTTAATTAGACAGTTTAAGCGGATTGCCGCTTATAATGCTTTTAGGATATTTTCAAGCTGCATTTTTAATCGGCGGCGATTTTTTGTAGCGTcagaaaaaatgttatattaaaaattgaaaaaaaaatagattatattaaatttattattaattaaaaatactatttctgTACAAGATTtcaaaaaaaacaagttaataaaatattatatatttttttctgacaCTACGAACCATTGCTGAGTAAACAGTAACGCAGTTTGACAAGATCACGTGCTTATTGCATTTTGAATAGTGGTCTGGAAGTTAGCGTTGCATTTACTCCCGACCAAATCTTTAATGCGTCAGCTGACGGTCTTCCCGTCGCTACCCAGGCAGCTGACGATTGTTTtcgtattttcaaataatttaaccaATAACAAAGTTAAATTTCATCCGGCgtacaataacttttttttatcttttttttaccaCTTTCGCACCCTCCCACAGCCACCACCACCCACCGCGGGTGCGTCAGCTGACGCTTGTTCACTTATTAGTCATTCGAGTTCTATTGAAAGTTATGGCAATCGATCGGCTTAAAACCACTACCCAAAATGCAACGCTACCTCTTGGatcactataatatgtatatatagttcaATGCAAGAAGCCGCGCCCGACTATTATAGCTTACATTGCAAACTTGCCCTGCAacgattagaaaaaaaaatgcgacGCGTTATTGTTGATCGaactatctataataatattttcaggaGTTAAAGATAACTTAAAGTtcctaaacatattttttagatttaaaattctTGACCATAGAGCGACATGACATTAatgtcattgaaataaaaaaataataaatatgtaaaaagttaCAAACACAAACCTCAAGATAGCTGTTTTGATTTTATTCCGCGTTATTACTAAAATGCGCGCTTAGATAACtacaaaattttgtatgaaataaacTAATGTTGTTCTTGCTTGTGCTATTAATGCTATTCATATACTTAGTTATTGTATTTCTTGATCAAATAacggaaaaataaatacaattcttCAAGGCAgcatgtaacattaaatatgaacaacaatactatatttgaaaaacagtttaaaatttcgtatttattatattcgaaaTACTAAATCGAAAAAGTGTTAGTGCAATGttctaatcaaaaatatattgtttataattatattttgcatgtatataattagtataaatttCAAGTAgacaatactttattttttcagATCATTAACAGGAATTTTCACAGCAGACAATGCTAGGAAGAGGTTGGCAAACTTATCGGGCAGTGTTGTAGAAGGTCTAGAAAAATTCACTgtaaaaaaattctataaaattaatctcTCAAATAGTTCCACACTAGCTGCTGTATCCAGAATGCTTGATATTGCTCCATATGTGGTGGTTGTCAAAACAGGTATgccaaatcaaatttattttagttcttGTGTAGAATCAATAACATGTAATAAGCTccttaaaacatttgtttttttttcagacacATCAAGTAATATCCAGAAACCAATCGGTGTAATAACTTCTGATGATCTTTTGACATACATCACCAACAAAGGCAATCAGTTGAATGGAAAATAAAGTCTTCCTTAGTTTATTTGCAgaaaacgtaatatattttataagacaatattatttaatcaaatatattcacaaaatatatgttaaccTTTACTTTATTGGACTCAAATGTAGATTCaaagaataaaagaaatacatatttgtattctCTAAGGCTCAAATGTACTATATCTCaatatgacaaataatatttatacactttGTAACGAAAATGGAATAGAAATAGTTTTATGACTGCCAACTGTACTTAATATTCAATGACGAAAAAATTAATAGACAATTTACTAAAGCATTTACCACCTCATTCCATAGTGcatcaaataaacatttatgttaAATTCGACTTAAGTAACCTtacaaattaatcaataaaactgttgtaatacatttatatatattttgtattaattaataaaattagtgatTTAATttgactaaattattatttatcctgctaTAGCCAAGTATGACATTGAACTTTTGTTAAGTTAATACAAAGATGGCTATAAAGTCactaaaatatgataatgtgaaacacaaaatatactatttacaaaacacaacataataaacaagttttactactagacatttttaataaaaaaaatattataataaaatcagtgCACGATTGGgatcataataatttagtaaactAGGCTTCAAACCTTGCATTATGGTATGAGGCATTTGCCAGGAGTCCCATTGAactacaagtaaataaatataaaaaaacatttaatgcaTTGCAAAGAAAATATCAAAGATcagggttttatttatttataattaaatgcaaaattattacattatcttATAAGCAACCTATAGTTATCCTAATTAGGATTTAATTctgttaagtaaaattaaatggcAATCGCCTAAAAGAAAACTTGccataattttttgttatttatgtaatgtGGTTTGCCTcacatatttgaaaatatttaaagaatacaacacttattttaactgtttaaaattattttaatatgtgtgtccatttacatatttatgttaaataacacactaaaaaacttaaaaaataaaaatagactgcatctcttttatttaaaaaaaaaatgatgtcatTTAGAAAAGTTATGGAGAAGGTGGTGGAGAAATTTGCTTAGCATTAGCAGCAAGAATCGCTCCAGGGGCTGGATAAGGCCTCATTTGGTATAATGATCCAGAAGCAGTCGAATCAACTCCAGTTTTAGCGTGAGCGTCTAAACCTGCCGTCCAGTTGCCTCTAGGAATATCAGAATATGCAGCAGGGTCCATTGGGTCTAAGTCATTGTCTCTCACTCTATGTCTCCTTTTGTCTCTATGGTGTACCATTTCCCTGTCTCGCTCTTTATGCTCTTTTCTTTTCTCTTTGTAATGTTGTTGCGGTACCTCTTGATCAGATGCCTCACTGCTATCATCACTCTCATCCCCTTCTCTCAATAATCGCTCTTCGCGTAAATGGGCAGCACATTCACTCGGCACGGCTCGAGGATGTGTAGGCGGTAACCAAGAAACTATGTTGTTATGAACATTCCAGAAATAACAATGACCAGTTCCTTCGTCATATACTTCTTCCCAGCCAGGTGGCAATGGCCATAGTTCTAATACTTTTCTCTTTAATTCCAAATATTTTTCACTCGGTGTAACTTTTCCTTGTTTCCATGTTTTAACACAAAATTTTGAACATTCgtgataaatattacttttgttagGACATCCTTTGTGGCCTCTTATAGGATCAACATTTACACCTTCGATTCCTTCCCAAAAATGTTCCTTGGAACTTATTTCATCAGGTTTATTATCATAATCTTCTgcaataatttcttcatttactTGAGTCTGAGGAGACTCACTTAACACGTCCTTGTTTGTGTTTGGTCTTATTAAGCCTCGTTTTGCTAGACGAGCAGCAAGTGCAGGTGGTAACGGCATGTTTACTATCttctttatctattttttatagaagcttatatatctttttattttgaaatcataaatgTATAAGCACAAAAACTTTAGTAAGTTGTTGACATTTGCCAATGGCAGGCATAGGCATAGACTTAGATTAGAtatataggttatatatataggttatagacatattttttttgtcaacatGGCAAAGAATGTACAGCATTAGacgtttt
The Nymphalis io chromosome 19, ilAglIoxx1.1, whole genome shotgun sequence DNA segment above includes these coding regions:
- the LOC126775869 gene encoding polyglutamine-binding protein 1; translated protein: MPLPPALAARLAKRGLIRPNTNKDVLSESPQTQVNEEIIAEDYDNKPDEISSKEHFWEGIEGVNVDPIRGHKGCPNKSNIYHECSKFCVKTWKQGKVTPSEKYLELKRKVLELWPLPPGWEEVYDEGTGHCYFWNVHNNIVSWLPPTHPRAVPSECAAHLREERLLREGDESDDSSEASDQEVPQQHYKEKRKEHKERDREMVHHRDKRRHRVRDNDLDPMDPAAYSDIPRGNWTAGLDAHAKTGVDSTASGSLYQMRPYPAPGAILAANAKQISPPPSP